A genomic stretch from Spongiibacter nanhainus includes:
- a CDS encoding MFS transporter, whose amino-acid sequence MGRSESTSVDEITAKPGVFSPLSHNTFRGMWFSNTISNAGSLIQSVAAAWVMASIATADYVALVQTATFLPMALFALPAGALADIYDRRKVQIAFFLLSLVAAVVMTAASFLNMITPWVLLSLCFLVGTGAALAAPARGASIAEQVPKELIPQAVALNNISYNLARSVGPAIGGMLVAAFGATVAFAVNAISFLPMLEALRRWDREKEVSRLPPEGLLRSVSSGVRYVVHMQPVRLAVARAFVLCLLGAALPSLMPLIAKDLLVGNASVFGLLLGAFGIGAVCGIFVLQPMRDTFGNDGTLRLCTLTVAACLIALSVSRNQYIDYAVLMLAGTAWMMITTTISVMVQLFVPRWVMGRAIATSSAAITLGVAIGSWLWGIIARDYGVVLAFQFASASLVASLVLTRFLPVADRTSSTELDERVLDDPEVSLGITGRSGPVSIELQYRIPADRAREFYNLMREQQRARSRNGAYQWSLSRNIADPEQWSERFTCPTWNDYLRLRNRRTLEDSELQRQAADMQLEPMKVVRWLDRPAGSVRLSEEAPDRGDEALQIQG is encoded by the coding sequence ATGGGCCGCTCGGAAAGCACATCCGTCGACGAGATCACCGCTAAACCCGGTGTCTTTTCGCCACTGAGCCACAATACCTTTCGGGGAATGTGGTTTAGCAACACCATCAGCAATGCTGGCAGTTTGATTCAGAGTGTTGCCGCAGCCTGGGTGATGGCCAGCATCGCGACCGCCGACTACGTGGCCCTGGTGCAAACTGCCACCTTTCTACCCATGGCGCTGTTTGCCTTACCCGCCGGTGCCCTGGCGGACATCTACGACCGCCGCAAAGTACAAATCGCGTTTTTCCTGCTGTCACTGGTGGCGGCCGTTGTCATGACCGCCGCCTCGTTTTTAAACATGATTACGCCCTGGGTGCTGCTTAGCCTGTGCTTTCTGGTGGGCACCGGTGCGGCTCTGGCAGCCCCAGCCAGGGGCGCCTCCATTGCCGAGCAGGTTCCCAAGGAGCTGATTCCCCAGGCCGTGGCCCTCAACAATATCAGCTACAACTTAGCTCGCAGCGTGGGGCCCGCCATCGGCGGCATGTTGGTGGCCGCCTTTGGCGCCACCGTCGCCTTTGCCGTGAACGCCATCAGTTTTTTACCCATGCTGGAGGCCCTGCGGCGCTGGGATCGGGAGAAAGAGGTCTCCCGCTTGCCTCCAGAGGGGCTACTTCGATCGGTGAGTTCCGGGGTCCGCTATGTCGTCCATATGCAACCGGTTCGCCTGGCGGTGGCCCGGGCTTTTGTGCTGTGCTTACTGGGCGCTGCCCTGCCCTCGCTAATGCCGCTTATTGCCAAGGACCTGCTAGTAGGCAACGCCAGCGTATTCGGCCTGTTGCTGGGCGCCTTCGGCATCGGCGCGGTGTGCGGGATATTTGTACTGCAACCCATGCGGGATACCTTTGGCAACGATGGCACCCTGCGCCTGTGCACCCTCACCGTGGCAGCCTGCCTGATTGCCCTGTCAGTGAGCCGCAACCAATACATTGACTATGCCGTGTTGATGCTGGCCGGCACCGCCTGGATGATGATCACCACCACCATCAGCGTGATGGTGCAGTTGTTTGTACCCCGCTGGGTGATGGGGCGGGCCATCGCGACCTCCAGCGCTGCCATCACGCTAGGGGTGGCCATAGGCTCCTGGCTGTGGGGGATTATCGCCCGGGATTACGGTGTGGTGTTGGCGTTTCAATTTGCCTCGGCAAGCTTGGTGGCCTCGCTGGTATTGACGCGTTTTCTACCGGTGGCGGATCGAACCAGCTCTACCGAGCTGGACGAGCGGGTATTGGATGACCCGGAAGTCAGCCTGGGGATTACCGGTCGCAGCGGGCCGGTCAGTATCGAGCTGCAGTACCGTATTCCCGCCGACCGGGCCCGGGAATTTTATAATCTGATGCGGGAACAACAGCGTGCCCGCTCCCGCAATGGCGCCTACCAATGGTCGCTATCCCGCAATATCGCCGATCCGGAGCAATGGTCAGAGCGCTTCACCTGCCCCACTTGGAACGACTATCTGCGCCTGCGCAATCGCCGAACACTGGAAGACTCTGAGCTTCAGCGTCAAGCCGCGGATATGCAGTTGGAACCGATGAAAGTGGTGCGTTGGCTGGATCGCCCGGCGGGATCGGTAAGGCTTAGCGAAGAGGCCCCGGACCGAGGCGACGAAGCCCTGCAGATACAGGGCTAA
- a CDS encoding START domain-containing protein gives MERVLSTGKAFVGLKRLMIAMMAFVAMAATAGDGAKVGEWQLEKEEDGVQIYARSVEGWEIREILAVTTLSTTPGSVLAVLNDVEENAPKLSDVVRNSAIEQRESATRYRIYTVMDMPWPLSDRDSFNQRVIEHDADSGVVTITDTATQGIKPEQEDLVRIQASRQQWRLTPLEDGQTKVELQILVDPNGPIPSSLINSMSVGQPIGTMETLKKLVQQPEYRDAELVVAQES, from the coding sequence ATGGAACGTGTATTGAGCACTGGTAAGGCCTTTGTCGGACTCAAGCGCCTGATGATCGCAATGATGGCCTTTGTCGCGATGGCCGCTACTGCTGGCGACGGCGCCAAAGTGGGCGAATGGCAGCTGGAAAAAGAAGAGGACGGCGTGCAAATTTACGCTCGCAGCGTCGAAGGCTGGGAAATCCGCGAGATTCTCGCGGTGACCACACTGTCCACCACGCCGGGCAGTGTGCTGGCGGTACTCAACGACGTTGAGGAGAACGCCCCCAAGCTCAGCGATGTCGTTCGCAACTCGGCGATTGAGCAGCGGGAGTCCGCCACTCGCTATCGCATTTACACCGTAATGGACATGCCCTGGCCCCTCAGTGACCGGGATTCCTTTAACCAGCGAGTCATAGAGCACGATGCTGACAGCGGTGTGGTCACCATCACTGACACTGCCACCCAGGGGATTAAGCCCGAGCAGGAGGATCTGGTACGCATCCAGGCATCCCGTCAGCAGTGGCGTCTGACCCCGCTGGAAGACGGCCAAACCAAGGTAGAGCTGCAGATCTTGGTAGACCCCAATGGCCCGATTCCCTCCAGCCTGATTAACTCCATGTCTGTGGGGCAGCCTATAGGTACCATGGAAACCCTGAAGAAACTGGTTCAGCAGCCCGAGTACCGGGACGCCGAATTAGTGGTGGCCCAGGAAAGCTGA